In Heptranchias perlo isolate sHepPer1 chromosome 33, sHepPer1.hap1, whole genome shotgun sequence, the sequence TTTTGCACTAGATTGGTAGGCTCACTCAGAGGCCGTAGGAATGGGAAATAAAGTGCCACGTGGGTGCAGCAGGAGTGATGTTCTGACCTTGGGGTTAAGACTTCCAGAAGTTCTTTAGCTGTTGGACGATGCAGAGGGATCTATCTTTGTGATGTGCCTGAACAGGATTTGTTCCTTGCGGATGCCAGGTACAAAAAAATGGGAGAAGTGTTCCTCTCTACCAGAACTGATGTCCCTCACATTGggccaccctctcatgcatcatcTTAACAGCTGGAGATTGGTCTGAGTGAGGGGAACCAGGCAACGGGAGAATTAAGCTACATTTTTAAAcaagagaaaatatttttttcattagGTACTGAAGAATGATCTGGCAGAGGGGTATTTGTATATTTTATCCCCTCCCAAACTAGCTCTATTATTTCCATTTGAATGTACTTGTAGCATGAAAGTTAATTGGGAGTCACTTAATTTCCTCTTAATGTCTGATAAGCTAAGGAAACCCTAATGATTACTATTGGTATAATTTTAACTATCCATCGCCATTCATTTCATAGAAGACCATATCAAATCGAACTTAATCCTACTCGGGGGTGATCTTGTGTAATCTGATGTAGATTTAGGTTGATCAAAGGGTTAGCAGAGTAAAACTGTGTGTGATctcgtttgtttgtttgtttggatAGATCTGGAGGGACCTGTTCTCACCACTTCATGCGCTCAACTTTGGGATTGGAGGAGATACCACAAGACATATCTTATGGAGGCTCGAGAATGGAGAACTGGAAAACATCAAACCCAAGGTAGAGGGAGAAAAATGGTTCCTACCAATTCAAAACCATCGGAATTGTATGGAAGAGTTTAGGTCCTTTTGAGATGTATTTATCCGTACAAATTACATTAATCGAGCTGTTCATCTGCCAATCTATCAGATTTAAGTAATTAATGGAAGTTAAGTTTGATGTACAGCTTAGACTTTTTGGTTTAGTGATATTTGTATATATGTACATGTATGTATAACAAAGTTAAATGTCAGGATTTAATAAAAATCCAAACTGCTTTCAGGTAATTGTCCTCTGGGTGGGGACCAACAATCACGAACATACGGCTGAGGAAGTAGTTGGCGGGATCGAGGCCATTATACAGCTCATTAACATACGGCAGCCTCAGGCCAAAGTCGTGGTTCTGGTAAGAGTGCAttacatcttttgtttctttatataaCTTGGTCTTCCTTTGTCTTTAGTTTCCTTTCTGTGAGGATGGGATGGTAACACATTTGTTCGATGTATTAACGTCTTGTTCCACAGGGTGGGAGGGCAATGGTTGGTCCATCAATGGGGAACCCCACAGGGTGGCAGGACAATGGTTGGTCCATCAATGGGGAACTCCACAGGGTGGCAGGACAATGGTTGGTCCAACAATGGGGAACTCCACAGGGTGGCAGGACAATGGTTGGTCCATCAATGGGGAACTCCACAGGGTGGCAGGACAATGGTTGGTTAACCAACCAACAGAATAGTTTCTGGACTGTGTCTGGAGTTTTTCCTCAAAGTGAATTCCCTGATCTCTGGGGAAGGCACCGAGCAAAATAGGCTGCTTCTGCCTTGGAGAAACGAGGCAGGTAAGTCACCTTGGGCCAGTGTCATATATCTCCTGGCAGCTGATTATAGAACTGCATTGGCAGGTGCCTTGGGAGCAGGTTAATCTTCGGTTCTCTCTGCTTGGTAATGGCTTGTGATGTACTGGGACTCAAATGAGAAACATAGGGTGGCATGTTGCAGAACTGCCAGTGCATTGCCTCTTGAAGGATATGGGTCCTCCTCAGTCCTCCGTGCAATCTCGGCTGTGCCGTGCGAGGCTTGGCACCTACTCACAGGGAAGGAGGGGAAAAGCAGAAGAAACATTACCCTCGGCCATGCTGGCTTCAGAGCAACATCAGCTGAGGCCTGAGAGTAATCCGTTGCCTGCTGTCTTGACTGAGATGCTatgtggcacagagagagacccaagaaagagaaaggggagaaCTAACCACTGAAGTTAGGGCCGTCTTGACCCTGTTCCTAGCGGCCATGAACCCGTAGCACAGAATAGcacagtcctcctcctcctctcccccccccccccccccccaaagggtGGAATTAAGGCAgaatagagagagctttactctattTCTGATGTGAGAGTACTTGATGGGCCATTCCCCAGCATGAGCAACCCGCCTCTTGATTAGCACAAAATTGACACACACAAAATATGAAAAGGAGGGAACCTTGATCTCAAAAGGTGAGGAAATTCTTGTTTATCTTCTTATGTGTTTTATTTGTGATGCTTCTCTCTCAGGGTCTCCTGCCTCGTGGTGAGAAGCCCAATCCTTTACGGGAGAAGAATGCGATGGTGAACCAGCTCTTGAAGAGGTCCCTCCTGAAGTTCCCTAACATGCAGTTTCTGAATCTCGACGCAGAGTTTGTGCATTCTGATGGCACGATCTCCCACCATGACATGTTTGATTACTTGCACCTCACCCAAATCGGCTACGCCAAAGTCTGCAAACCTGTCTACGAACTGCTCATTCAGCTGTTGGAGGAGACACCTGAGGAGAAGCAAGCCACCCTGGCGTGATTGGATCCAAACCCTTAATATGTCATCACCACCTCTTTAATCTGGGATCTGACCAGCGCTACATATAGAATCCTGCAACGCTCCTGCCCGGAGAGTTTGAGTAAAGGCACTTTGATTTGTTTCAATATTTGAAGTGCAGGGTTACCTGTGAAGTGGATGTTGTATGTTCCATAGCAAAGCAGTCCGAGCATTAGGGTACATCTGAAATACACAGTGCGGCTAATATATATGTCGTTCTTTTACTGTCATTGGGCATAATAAGGTCATTCATATTAAACATAGTAGTGTCTGAGGTAATTAGCCAGTGCTCTCCATATATTAGAAATAAAATCAGTCTGCTCTAATTGATTTTATAGTTGATTTTGAAATAATGGACATAGGATCCCTATTTACAGCCAACTCTTTTAAACATAGTTATAGCGGCCACAGAAGTTAAGAGTATTGCTAGTTGTACGGTACGGATGTTCTTTTTACAATAAATGACCCATGTACAGTTTTCCCGACCACTAGGTGTTGATAATCTACAGGACTTTGTAAATACTGCATTATGGAATTGGAGAGCTGTGGAGACCTCTAGTGGTAGTGAGAGTATCGTATGTGGTGCCTTTTTTCACCATTTTGGGTTCACCACCGTGTTGGCTACATCATATAACATTGCGTGATGTTGGGTGGCTTTCTGTTTACGATTCTAAATTTTTAATGTAACTTGTCCTATTTGAACTGGAAAGACAAAACATTTCCACGGTCGCCCATCACCATGTTGTAACAGAAAATCCCGTCTTTGCTACGGGTTTGCTTTAACGAGAGTCAGTGACCCAGCACAGCGAGTACTTCCAGAATGGAACATAAAGGGAGTCTTTAATCAGTTTTAATTATTGTTTTATTTGCTCTCTTCCCATCGTTTTCTATGTTTTGTTTCTCTGAACTTGTACTGTTTGGAGGaattgggtgggtgggtgagctgTCCCTGTATTAGCACCTTTGTGACATGGATAAACCATCACAAAGTTATTTACCACAGAACCAGAATTGTGCGTGCTGTGATGAAGTTAAGGACTGCCATTACTTAAGTAAAACTTACCACTCCCCTCCTGTGACTTATCTTTTAACTGCCACATCATGGAAGCCAGGCTTTACACAGCGTAAAGGTTCCTGATAACGTTCACCTAACCTTCAGAGTAGTAAAGATGTTGTTATGGCAACTCGAGTGATTAAATTAGCGACTACACGACACACACGCCAAAGAAATGAGAAACGTCCACAGTAGTtaaaagggagaggggagtgggtagTGCGGTGAAAGGTAGGACTCGGCCATTGGAGTTTACTTTCCTGCGGGGCCTGGGGCGGAGAGCGGAGGAATTTGCGTTGTATCCTTCTGAAGCTGGGCTGAGTCTCATGGCACCTGATGCTGAATAGGACCAGCTCCATGCTGACCAGCCTTGCTGGCTTTTAATCAGGATCGCTGTGAAACCAGTGTCACGATGAAGGGGACATAGTTTACCTTAACACCCTGCTGGATATCAACTACTGCCCAGAGTGTGTGGGATTATTTATGTGCCTTTCACAACTGGGGGAAGCTTAGAAGTGAATTAATAAGGGGGAGATTATGTGTGAGGACATTGCACAAAGCctcttcttttttaaaaaaaaaattatatataatactgatttgaagtttttttttgtttgtaattTAACCCCATTTTTCTTCATCACTGCTCCCACCAGGGAGTATGCTATTAAAGAGGGTGAAGTGGGTGCCCTGCTCCCACATCACCACCTGTGCCACACTTTTAGCATTAGACAAAGGACAAACGATGGCAGCCGATGAGGGGATGTgagcggagggagagggagaggggagtcccTGCACGGATCAGCAGTAGAGTAGAGTTGGGAAGGGTTGGACCTGTGTCTCCCTGCTCGTACTCCCAACGTATAGGATTATTGCTTCACCCGAGTTTTACATTGCAAGAACTTCGTCACGTATACATCTGACGTTCTCCGGTTTGAACTCCCTCCTTGTTCCCTCGATCAGGCCTTTAGCGAACATTGGAGAGCACTTGCACGGTTACAGTCTCATCATGTCATTCACAGGTAGCTGTAAAATACAGAACCAGCAAATTCTGAAGTAACTCTTGTATTGCTCTTCACTATAATGCACCTTCATTAATCTATTGGCTATTGGTTTACCATCAGCTGCAAACACTAATTCAGTACCATTTAATTATTTGGCTCGTATTGATTCAGACAAGTCCATCTAGCAGTATGAGCTCAGTGCTTGCCCTTCAAGTTGGATTTATCTTGTCAAAGCAGAATGGAGCACAACAACACCCACACTTACAACGATTAAGGTACCAGGATTGGGATCGGCACCCGGAGAGCTCAAATGTAACTCCACCTTCGAGAGAAGAAAAGTTGGGGGAGGGAGTAACTATTGGCCAAGGTCGCGGAGCTTTCCCGATGTAAATATATAGTCAGACTAGCGACCTTCATGGTGGATGAAGTTGCATAAAAATTTATGTTTCACACCAGTCATTTTTTTtgctttaagttttttttttaaattcttggaTTCTCTATTTAAATCCTGATTCAATATTATCCTTTCAACAAAAACAACAGCTGTTCTGAACTTGACTGAGGCACCCTAAGCTCAGCAAACTGCACAGAGTGAATTGCAGGATTCTATATGGTGCTGAAGTGACGCATCTCAACAGAGATCTAGCTATATCATTCCATTTTGAAGTGTACACATCATCAAGTATTAGCACTGGCTGTTTACTCCATTAATGCTGCACAAATAGATATCTGTCTGCATTCTAAAATGCCTGCAGTGGTGATATGACCTGTTAACCCAGCCACCTGGATCTGACACATTGCACAGGAGCCTTTATAATTTACTTTTGTAAATGTTTGGAATTTCCCGTCCCCATTTCGACTCGCGGGTTCACTTGTTTGGTGTAATTTTGCGAGTTACAATAATGAACGTGGTTCAGCTAGTGGCTCAGTGCCATCATCTTCCAGTGGGAAGTCACTGTGGAGATGATCTCGCGTCTATGTTCCACACCTCTAGAGATGTTTACAGGCTGGCAGAAGGAGTGAACGCTACACAGCGATGATTGGCTGGTAGCTGGCTACAGTGCAAACTGGGCCGTGTGCCTGAGAGTGGTCAAAAGTCAATTGTTTCCTTTATAACTAGTGGAAATCTACTAGAAAACTGTCTGTTAAAAACAGTCGAGTCCCAACCCAATTTGCCCAAATTGTTTTATTGTGGATCAGGATTTATACATAATAGGAGTGGATGGGAGCAATagaccgtaagagataggagcgggagtaggccattcggcccctcgagcctgctccgccattcagattCCGTGGTTGGGGTAAGTATAGTAAGAGACCTGCACCCACTGAAGTTCAATAACTGAGAGGTGAAGTCAGTGCTCTACTTAAACAGGAAAGTAGACCTCTTTAAATAAACAATTGCTTTCAATAAATGACTCTTCTGCTGTGACTAGAAATAAGCCCTGTGCATTACTTGGGCCCAAGAATTGTGCTTCATGTTTAAATGGCCTGAATTGCTGGGACATCTTTTAACTTCTGGTAAATTATACCATTGTGggctttttatttctctctctctgtgtgtgtgtaaaatctACTCACTGCGACTGAAAATCCTGTCTTATATTACTTAAGAGCAGGACTAGTGTCGCAGAGAGGGCTTTACACAAGAATTGTGGTCTGCAGTGACACTTACCCAGAATTCTAAGGAGAAAATTATGTAGCAACTTGCTTGACCTCCATAAATGAGCTCAGAATATTCCGACTGAACAGTTAAGAAGCATtaaagaaggggagaggagagggttattTCAATGAAAGGAGTTATTTTCCCgcttaaaatttatttttctgtaAGGCTAATAGATCTGAGGTGCCAGAATTTTCTGGTGTACTGTCCTCTGAAGGACTGATGTACACATTGAGTCAATTCTAGTGTGTGAAAGTTGAACATTCAGGGCTGCCTGTATCCCGTTACTGCATCATATGTACCTGAAAACAGTctggttattaaaaaaaatgtatctgaTTTGCTTGCCCTGTAACAGGTTAAACTAGCAATGGGAAACCTTGACTTTACAGTAGCAGCTGCAATTCTGTTTTTGGACCCACCTTTGTGGATATTTAAATTCTCCAGTCAAATTACTGGAGCTTCCCACTTGTGCTTCTAGCCCCATGTGGCTGATTCAGCTGCCTGTCCTCAATTTAGCACAGTGGAATAGTACCCAAGATATAAAGTGTAAAATACCTGGCCTGGTCTGCCAAGTTAAGATGATGCAGGTTATAACCCTACGTTCAAGATACTGGTTCACCGCAAAAAAATAACTTGTCTAAAGGCTGTGTTTCTATTCTGCTCATTTTGTTAAGCAACGCTGCATTCCAAAAGTTACCCTCCTTCCCTCGCCCCTGACAAAGTTTCattttatacattttttttaatatatgattAGAAAGAGGTTTCTGGAACATGGGACCATGATGTGTTGACTCTAGGCACACTAcatgtactgaaaaaaaatcaccaaaaggCTTTTATGAAAATGTTTCCTCTATCCTCATATTTTACTATTCAGATATTGGCATGTATGATCTCTGTAAGATTATGCTTCCAGAAACACATTGTATAGTAATGCTTGATAAAACTCTGTGCAGTAGCCAAACACTTATCTGTTACATGTAAGATTGAAGAAAGCATACAGTACTATTTACTTGTTGTTTGGATGACTTGCTGAATGGTAGTACAtatgctatttaaaaaaaaaacaagaatgtGTAGCTGTTATCAGACATTTGAAAGCAATGGTGTGTTGTGCTTAAATGTACTGTAATTTATGCTTAAATGTACTGTAATATTAAAAATAAGAAAGGTTAAAACTTTGCATTGTTTTGGTACGAAAATTCAGTAGTAGGAATTTTTCTTCCTTCCCCACATTTTGTAGTGATGGTGAGTAATGTTCTAttgagttacatggatagactggagaagctggaattgttctccttggagcagagaaggttaaaaggagatttgatagataaaatcatgaagcgtttagataaagtaaataaagagaaactgttcccattggctgaagggtcgagaaccagaggacacagatttaagatgattagcaaaagaaccaaaggtgacatgaggaaaatctttttcacacagcgagtagttatgatctggaatgcactgcttgaaaggatggtggaagcagattcaatcgtggctttcaaaaaggaattggataaatccttgAAGTGAAAAATATTTGTAGgggtacggggaaagagtggggaaatgggaccaactggattgctcttacaaagagccgccacgggctcgatgggccgaatggttaatGCATAGAAAAAGGCCATTCTATGAGCCCCAACACCACCCGCATTCGATACTGTGCAATCGCCAGGAGAATCGGAATGCTTCATTAATATGCACCATTAAAATGTATACAAGCAGTGAACCTCAGGAGTTAAATGAGCTTCTCTTTGGAGACCTTTTAAGGTCACCTAATTGAAGTGTTCAAGATTGTAAAGGGAACTGACAAAATTGATTCAGGCAATTTGTTcactagaaataaaaacagaaaatgctggaaacactcagcaggtcaagcagcatctgtggcgagaacagagttaacatttgagttctgaggaaaggtcgttgacctgaaacgttaactctgtttctctctccaccgatgctgagtgtttccagcattttcagtttttatttcagatttccagcatcgctgtattttgcttttgttcactAGAATGAAAGGTTCAAATATCAGAGTTAAAAGCTTGGAGTAAAAAAGGAAGTCAGCCAAAGATGTGCGTGAagtgcaaacatttttttaaaatttcccttAAAGCACAAGTTTTGGTAAAGCTGTCAATGTGCTGTCTCATGAGACTCCACCACCTCAGCTGCTGATGTCAACCACACTGATGTGAGGAAGGGTTGAATGGAGATCAaaccctttccaacatggaactcGCTGTGACCTGCTGTCACAACCCCTACCTTTGGCCCTCCCCACCCTGCTTTCACATGGCACGTTTCAGAATGACACTGGTGGAGACTTAGAAGTAGGTCTCCTGACATTTTAGCCTCATGAGTAGCCAAGGGACTGAAACAATAAGGAAATATGTACTTCCCCATCCCAACCCTTGTAAGACATTAAAAAAACCttaattgcatgttttttttttataagaGTAGGACTTCCTGGTGGATTAGTGAGTGACTGCAATACATAGTGTGCTACTGAGCCGTaaagatcaggaagatcccaagtctgatccctggtatgtgctgagttagttacTCTCAGCCAGCGTAAAGATGGAATGATGCCACAAATTGCCTCAGTGTCCTTGATCGGAGAAAAATAGGCCAGGGTTCCTGATGCTGGTCAATATTCAGTGACCTCAGGTGAAAAGTATACACCCGTGGGCAGGATGAGACTTAGCTGTGATTGCCCCTGTATGTGGTTATCTAGATGTCCATACTGATAACCCGCACTCACTCTTGAGGTCTTCATTTTTGGTGCAGTACCAGAGGGAAGCTGGCGGCCAAGTTACACAGCGTGCTAATAATCCAGCAGATTGGGGAAGATTGGAGTAAATGGAAAAAAATGAATCATAGAACTTTCACCCATGTTGGTGCTAGCTCCACAGCAGAGCTACCTaccctaatcccatttccctgctctttgcccGTAATGATAGGAAAAGTCCCTCTTTGGATTAAAAATCTCAGTTTTGTCACTACCATTTgtatgtttttttattcattctcaggatctgggcattgctggcaaagctggtatttattgccctgagaaggcggtcCACATGGTGCTTTGTAGCAATATGATACAACTTAGAAGCTTGCGACGCtatttcagaaggcagttaagcgtcaaccacattgatgtgggactggagtcacatataggccagcagggggtaaggacagcaagtttcctttagtgaaccagttgggtttttacaacaatccgacagtttaATGGTCTGAAaccgattttttaaaaactgaattcaaattcacaaactacTGTGGTGGGATTAGAACTCACGTTCatgctggattattagtccaaacctctgaattactagccagtaacataaccactacattaacGTACCCCTACTAGTCCTGTTTACTCTGCAGAATGTGAACCAGTTTAG encodes:
- the pafah1b2 gene encoding platelet-activating factor acetylhydrolase IB subunit beta — its product is MSQEDFNSAAIPLCAEDVQGDDRWKSQHSRFVLDCKDKEPDVLFVGDSMVQLLQQYEIWRDLFSPLHALNFGIGGDTTRHILWRLENGELENIKPKVIVLWVGTNNHEHTAEEVVGGIEAIIQLINIRQPQAKVVVLGLLPRGEKPNPLREKNAMVNQLLKRSLLKFPNMQFLNLDAEFVHSDGTISHHDMFDYLHLTQIGYAKVCKPVYELLIQLLEETPEEKQATLA